A region of Candidatus Palauibacter scopulicola DNA encodes the following proteins:
- a CDS encoding amidohydrolase family protein: MKMSRVLAAFAAIATVLADPVAAQSYGRLSEETRAYVAVQGPTVALEHVRVIDGTGGPVLEDQTVLLRDGRIAAVGPAASIDVPEDADRHDLGGHTVIPGMVGMHDHLFYTAVGGRRVQLGYSAPRLYLGSGVTTVRTTGSITPYADVHLRDAIDRGDSPGPRIHITAPYITGSMGAPHQARVTSPEQARRFVEYWAGEGATWVKAYTSIGSAELAAAIEEAHRLGLRVTGHLCSVSFQEAVALGIDNLEHGMLTASDFVPEKEPDRCPGNIMQRAGSSDPTGPIAQETIEAMVEAGVGLTATLSVYEAFFPDRDVVDERTLELMAPDLREAYLDERGRIQEMGPDPEHFRTELRFEKAFVDAGGLLASGVDPTGIGGALPGFGNQRNFELLLEAGLTPVQAVQVVSANGAKILGVDDELGTVEAGKIADLIVLSGDPASDPSAIRAVRWVFKDGVGYDSRELIQATRGLVGVR; this comes from the coding sequence ATGAAGATGTCCAGAGTGCTCGCCGCCTTCGCGGCCATCGCGACGGTGCTTGCCGACCCCGTGGCCGCGCAGAGCTACGGTCGGCTGTCCGAGGAAACCCGCGCCTATGTCGCCGTGCAGGGGCCGACCGTGGCGCTTGAACACGTTCGCGTGATCGACGGCACCGGCGGCCCGGTCCTCGAGGACCAGACCGTGTTGCTGCGCGACGGCCGGATCGCCGCCGTGGGCCCCGCCGCGTCCATCGACGTGCCGGAGGACGCGGATCGTCACGACCTGGGCGGCCACACGGTGATCCCCGGGATGGTCGGCATGCACGACCACCTCTTCTACACCGCCGTGGGGGGACGGCGCGTGCAGCTCGGCTACAGCGCGCCGCGGCTCTACCTCGGCTCCGGCGTGACGACGGTCCGCACGACCGGAAGCATCACTCCCTACGCGGACGTCCACCTGAGGGACGCGATCGACCGCGGCGATTCTCCAGGCCCCCGCATCCATATCACGGCGCCGTACATCACCGGCTCGATGGGCGCGCCGCACCAGGCCCGCGTGACCTCTCCCGAACAGGCGCGGCGCTTCGTCGAGTACTGGGCGGGAGAGGGGGCCACGTGGGTGAAGGCGTACACGTCGATCGGGAGCGCGGAACTGGCGGCGGCGATCGAGGAGGCGCACCGCCTGGGTCTGCGCGTCACCGGACACCTGTGCTCCGTGAGCTTCCAGGAGGCCGTCGCGCTCGGGATCGACAACCTCGAGCACGGGATGCTGACAGCGTCCGATTTCGTGCCGGAGAAGGAGCCGGACCGCTGTCCAGGCAACATCATGCAGCGGGCCGGCAGCTCTGACCCCACGGGGCCCATCGCGCAGGAGACGATCGAAGCGATGGTGGAGGCCGGCGTGGGGCTCACCGCCACGCTCTCGGTCTACGAGGCGTTCTTCCCCGACCGCGACGTCGTGGACGAGCGGACGCTGGAGCTGATGGCTCCGGACCTCCGGGAAGCCTACCTGGATGAGCGCGGGCGCATCCAGGAGATGGGACCCGATCCCGAGCACTTCCGGACCGAACTGCGCTTCGAGAAGGCGTTCGTCGACGCGGGTGGATTGCTCGCCTCGGGCGTCGATCCCACGGGCATCGGCGGCGCGCTCCCCGGCTTCGGGAACCAGCGGAACTTCGAGCTTCTGCTCGAGGCCGGACTCACGCCGGTGCAGGCCGTGCAGGTGGTGAGCGCCAACGGTGCGAAGATCCTCGGCGTCGATGACGAACTCGGCACCGTGGAGGCCGGGAAGATCGCCGACCTCATCGTCCTGAGCGGCGATCCCGCGAGCGATCCGAGTGCGATTCGCGCGGTCCGCTGGGTGTTCAAGGACGGCGTCGGCTACGATTCCCGGGAGCTGATTCAGGCGACGCGGGGTCTCGTCGGAGTCCGTTGA
- a CDS encoding amidohydrolase family protein, translating into MRKFIAAPVALAALIAPAHLPAQSAAELGDATSEFVSIAGPTVALTGVKVIDGTGSGARTNQTVVIEGNRIAAVGPAGAVEIPPGAEVHDLPGHTVIPGMIGLHNHMFFMGAGGRMAQGNISSPRLYLAAGVTTIRTTGSVSPYADLNVKSSIDRGLAPGPRMHVTAPYVTGPNPALGDMAQVNSPEEARRFVRYWAGEGVSWIKAYTTIRRAELAAVIEEAHAQGLRVTGHICSITFQEAVDMGMDNIEHGFGTATDFDPRKQPDECPPNSMVTVGEEGDPTGEIARALILSMVENDVGMTSTMAVIEPMTKGRAVLDERTLEAMAPEVREDYLETVDAIEANPDWPMTEAHLQKHMAFERGFVEAGGVLAAGVDPTGIGGAIAGFGDQRNYELLVEAGFDASTVVRIVSANGARIMGVDEELGTIEAGKLADLVVLEGDLESDSAIIRNVTVVFKDGVGYDSEKLIDSVKGMVGIR; encoded by the coding sequence ATGAGAAAGTTCATCGCGGCCCCCGTCGCGCTCGCGGCCCTTATCGCTCCGGCTCACCTGCCCGCGCAGTCCGCGGCCGAACTCGGCGACGCGACCTCCGAGTTCGTCTCCATCGCCGGCCCGACGGTCGCCCTCACCGGCGTAAAGGTCATCGATGGCACCGGGTCCGGCGCCCGGACGAACCAGACCGTCGTGATCGAGGGAAACCGGATCGCCGCGGTGGGTCCGGCGGGCGCGGTGGAGATCCCGCCGGGCGCCGAGGTCCATGACCTGCCGGGACACACCGTGATTCCGGGGATGATCGGGCTCCACAACCACATGTTCTTCATGGGCGCCGGCGGCCGGATGGCTCAGGGAAACATCTCCTCCCCAAGACTCTATCTCGCGGCCGGGGTCACGACGATCCGCACGACGGGCAGCGTCTCGCCCTACGCGGACCTCAACGTCAAATCGAGCATCGATCGGGGTCTGGCGCCGGGACCGCGCATGCACGTCACGGCGCCGTACGTCACGGGGCCGAACCCGGCGCTGGGGGACATGGCGCAGGTGAACTCGCCCGAGGAAGCGCGCCGCTTCGTCCGCTACTGGGCGGGGGAGGGCGTCTCCTGGATCAAGGCGTACACGACGATCCGGCGTGCGGAACTCGCCGCCGTCATCGAGGAGGCACACGCGCAGGGTCTTCGGGTCACGGGGCACATCTGCTCGATCACCTTCCAGGAAGCCGTAGATATGGGGATGGACAACATCGAGCACGGCTTCGGGACGGCGACGGACTTCGATCCGCGCAAGCAGCCGGACGAGTGTCCGCCCAACTCGATGGTCACCGTGGGAGAGGAGGGGGATCCGACCGGTGAGATCGCCAGGGCGCTGATCCTCTCGATGGTCGAAAACGACGTCGGCATGACCTCGACGATGGCCGTGATCGAACCCATGACCAAAGGGCGCGCCGTGCTCGACGAGCGGACGCTCGAGGCGATGGCGCCCGAGGTGCGGGAGGATTATCTGGAGACCGTCGACGCGATCGAGGCGAACCCGGATTGGCCGATGACGGAGGCGCACCTCCAGAAGCACATGGCGTTCGAGCGCGGTTTCGTCGAGGCCGGGGGCGTGCTCGCGGCGGGCGTGGACCCGACGGGGATCGGGGGCGCCATCGCGGGCTTCGGAGACCAGCGCAACTACGAGCTTCTCGTCGAAGCGGGTTTCGACGCCTCCACCGTCGTCCGGATCGTGAGCGCCAACGGCGCCCGTATCATGGGTGTGGACGAGGAGCTTGGAACGATCGAGGCCGGAAAGCTCGCGGATCTCGTCGTGCTCGAGGGCGACCTCGAGTCGGACTCCGCGATCATCAGGAACGTGACCGTCGTGTTCAAGGACGGTGTGGGTTACGACTCGGAGAAGCTCATTGACTCCGTGAAGGGGATGGTGGGGATCAGGTGA
- a CDS encoding multicopper oxidase family protein, translating into MSLFPTPRVPDAAGTVELRRPAGPFSVGVTPDGRLLYDAVISTDLPPPSTLGPYDRYVAWASTQVLWPIERLGEVPARGRAEVGQVGFNKFLILVTAESGAAGGTGAEPSGPYVLRAQSPSSRMQPADFLEFALGASRTPHGEMAMDDAWGGVPMPEGVMMLPSLMELRPDVQPWLPGDGWEGEVVDARPREVIELADGDSLALDAVYVRRRIGDRELLGYGFNGQIPGPLLWVPEDATVTIGFTNRIDWPTAIHWHGLRLDNRFDGVPGLTQEVVAPGESFRYTVHFPDPGLYWYHPHHREEVQQDLGLAGNLMVRSEDPDYFSPVHREEVVMLDDLLVGEHGIVPFGLERATHALMGRFGNTMLVNGRPDYALDVERGSVVRFYFTNASNTRTFNLSFGGAPMKLVGADVGNFEREEWVESVIIAPAERYIVHVAFPESGSYALLNRVQGIDHIGGSFFPEQDTLGVVRVGAADATPDLSATFEVLRENERARDEIAPYRPLFDRPVDLTLELDMSTRGLPLVVERLMQVDSAYFHPVEWSGTMPMMNLISTPENVSWTLREPSTGRENEAIRWTFRVGDVVKLRIRSRRETLHQMQHPIHIHGQRFLVLATNGVAHDNLAWKDMVVVPVGGSVDLLLELSNPGQWMLHCHIAEHLEAGMQMVFTVEP; encoded by the coding sequence ATGTCGCTGTTCCCGACGCCCCGCGTCCCGGACGCGGCCGGCACGGTCGAGTTGCGCCGTCCTGCGGGGCCGTTCTCCGTCGGGGTGACGCCGGACGGACGCCTGCTGTACGACGCGGTGATCTCGACGGACCTTCCGCCCCCCTCCACGCTCGGGCCGTACGACCGTTACGTCGCCTGGGCGTCGACCCAGGTCCTCTGGCCGATCGAGCGGCTCGGGGAGGTTCCGGCGCGCGGACGCGCGGAGGTGGGGCAGGTCGGGTTCAACAAGTTCCTCATCCTGGTCACGGCGGAATCCGGAGCGGCCGGGGGGACGGGCGCGGAGCCATCAGGCCCCTACGTGCTGCGAGCCCAATCGCCTTCGAGCCGCATGCAGCCCGCCGACTTTCTCGAGTTCGCGCTGGGCGCTTCGCGGACGCCCCACGGCGAGATGGCGATGGACGACGCCTGGGGCGGCGTGCCGATGCCCGAAGGGGTCATGATGCTCCCGTCGCTCATGGAGCTGCGGCCGGACGTGCAGCCTTGGTTGCCGGGGGACGGATGGGAAGGCGAAGTCGTCGACGCCCGCCCCCGCGAGGTGATCGAACTCGCCGACGGCGACTCGCTCGCCCTCGACGCCGTCTACGTGCGCCGCCGCATTGGCGACCGAGAACTCCTCGGTTACGGCTTCAACGGACAGATCCCCGGTCCCCTCCTCTGGGTCCCCGAGGACGCGACCGTCACGATCGGCTTTACGAACCGCATCGACTGGCCGACCGCGATCCACTGGCACGGTCTGCGGCTCGACAACCGCTTCGACGGCGTCCCGGGCCTGACGCAGGAGGTCGTGGCCCCCGGCGAGAGCTTCCGCTACACGGTGCACTTCCCCGACCCCGGCCTCTACTGGTACCACCCGCACCACCGCGAGGAAGTTCAGCAGGATCTGGGACTGGCCGGCAACCTCATGGTCCGGTCCGAAGATCCCGACTATTTCAGCCCCGTCCACCGCGAGGAAGTCGTGATGCTCGACGACCTGCTCGTGGGCGAGCACGGGATCGTCCCCTTCGGTCTCGAGCGCGCCACCCACGCGCTGATGGGCCGCTTCGGCAACACCATGCTCGTGAACGGGAGACCCGACTACGCGCTGGACGTGGAGCGCGGCTCGGTCGTCCGCTTCTACTTCACCAACGCCTCCAATACGCGGACGTTCAACCTCTCCTTCGGCGGGGCGCCCATGAAGCTCGTGGGCGCCGACGTGGGCAACTTCGAACGGGAGGAATGGGTCGAGAGCGTGATCATCGCGCCGGCGGAGCGTTACATCGTGCACGTCGCCTTTCCCGAGAGCGGGAGCTACGCCCTTCTGAACCGGGTGCAGGGGATCGACCACATCGGCGGCAGCTTCTTCCCCGAACAGGACACGCTGGGCGTCGTTCGCGTCGGCGCGGCGGACGCGACGCCGGATCTGAGCGCGACCTTCGAGGTGCTGCGCGAGAACGAGCGCGCACGCGATGAGATCGCGCCCTACCGCCCCCTCTTCGATCGGCCGGTGGACCTCACGCTGGAACTCGACATGTCGACGCGCGGCCTCCCGCTCGTCGTCGAGCGCCTCATGCAGGTGGACTCGGCGTACTTCCACCCGGTCGAGTGGTCGGGAACGATGCCGATGATGAACCTGATCTCGACGCCGGAAAACGTATCGTGGACGCTGCGCGAGCCCTCCACCGGGCGCGAGAACGAGGCGATCCGGTGGACCTTCCGCGTGGGCGACGTGGTCAAGCTGCGGATCCGGAGCCGCCGCGAGACGCTGCACCAGATGCAGCATCCGATCCACATCCACGGCCAGCGCTTCCTCGTTCTCGCCACGAACGGGGTGGCGCACGACAACCTCGCCTGGAAGGACATGGTGGTCGTCCCCGTGGGCGGTTCGGTCGACCTCCTGCTCGAACTCTCGAACCCCGGCCAATGGATGCTGCACTGCCACATCGCCGAGCACCTGGAGGCGGGCATGCAGATGGTGTTCACGGTGGAGCCGTGA
- a CDS encoding SDR family oxidoreductase, producing MDLGITGRVALVAASSKGLGRAVAEELAAEGAHVLMCARGETALAEAVASADARGPGDVVGIPADLSDPQAVAGLVDAAMSRFGRVDILVNNAGGPPAGKFEDHDREAWKAAVRLNLESALDLTRAVLPGMKERGWGRILNITSVAAKEPEADLILSNSVRAAVTGFAKTLSNEVASFGVTVNNVLPGFTRTARLDQLAAVRAEAGGISTEEVEAGWNAAIPVGRLGDPREFAAVVAFLASERASYVTGVSIAVDGGRTRALH from the coding sequence ATGGACCTCGGGATCACCGGCCGCGTCGCACTCGTAGCCGCCTCGTCGAAGGGGCTCGGCCGGGCCGTGGCCGAAGAACTGGCGGCGGAAGGGGCGCACGTGCTGATGTGCGCCAGGGGCGAGACCGCGCTCGCGGAAGCCGTGGCCTCCGCTGACGCGCGCGGGCCCGGCGACGTCGTCGGGATCCCGGCCGATCTGTCGGATCCCCAGGCCGTGGCCGGCCTCGTCGACGCGGCGATGTCCCGCTTCGGGCGCGTGGACATCCTCGTGAACAACGCGGGCGGACCCCCGGCGGGAAAGTTCGAGGACCACGACCGGGAGGCGTGGAAGGCGGCCGTCCGCCTCAATCTGGAGAGCGCTCTCGATCTCACCCGCGCCGTCCTGCCCGGCATGAAGGAGCGGGGCTGGGGGCGGATCCTGAACATCACGTCAGTTGCCGCGAAGGAACCCGAAGCTGACCTGATCCTCTCCAACAGCGTGCGGGCCGCTGTGACGGGCTTCGCGAAGACCCTCTCGAACGAGGTCGCCTCGTTCGGCGTCACCGTGAACAACGTGCTCCCGGGCTTCACGCGCACCGCGAGGCTCGACCAACTGGCCGCGGTGCGCGCCGAAGCCGGGGGGATCTCGACGGAGGAAGTGGAAGCGGGGTGGAACGCCGCGATCCCCGTCGGACGTCTCGGCGACCCACGCGAGTTCGCCGCGGTCGTGGCGTTCCTCGCCTCCGAGCGCGCCAGCTACGTGACGGGCGTGTCCATCGCCGTCGACGGGGGCCGCACGCGGGCCCTCCATTGA
- a CDS encoding cupin domain-containing protein, translating into MSEAKPRHFRWEELPWERVTGQLGRRMVTGDRAMIAQVLLEEGAVVPTHSHENEQFTYILEGALHFWLGEDGREEVVVRAGEILHIPSHVPHKAIALEKTLDLDIFCPPRTDWLDGTDAYFHDTDD; encoded by the coding sequence ATGAGCGAAGCGAAGCCCCGGCACTTCCGCTGGGAGGAATTGCCGTGGGAGCGCGTGACCGGACAGTTGGGCCGGCGCATGGTGACGGGAGACCGGGCCATGATCGCGCAGGTCCTGCTCGAGGAGGGCGCGGTCGTTCCCACGCACTCGCACGAGAATGAGCAGTTCACGTACATCCTCGAGGGAGCGCTGCACTTCTGGCTGGGCGAAGACGGGCGCGAGGAAGTCGTCGTACGGGCGGGGGAGATCCTCCATATTCCCTCCCACGTCCCGCACAAGGCCATCGCGCTCGAAAAGACGCTGGATCTCGACATTTTCTGTCCTCCCCGTACCGACTGGCTCGATGGGACGGACGCCTACTTTCACGACACGGACGACTGA